One genomic window of Pseudomonas sp. LFM046 includes the following:
- a CDS encoding lysophospholipid acyltransferase family protein has product MTTVQAIRTFIFYVLLSLSAFIWGTLSLFFAPFMPFHMRYRFVVRRWCRFAVWLAEVVVGIRYEVKGLENVPERPCVILAKHQSTWETFYLSGAFEPLSQVVKRELLRVPFFGWAMALMKPIAIDRSNPKAALKQLAAQGDERLKQGAWVLIFPEGTRVPAGQMGKFSRGGAALAVNAGLPVLPVAHDAGHFWPKEGWAKRPGTIQVVIGPAMYAEGEGPRAIAELNDRAYAWVEAAQRELEGPQTAAAVENPA; this is encoded by the coding sequence ATGACGACAGTGCAGGCCATCAGAACGTTCATCTTTTACGTGCTGCTGTCGTTGAGCGCCTTTATCTGGGGCACGCTGAGCCTCTTTTTCGCGCCTTTCATGCCGTTCCACATGCGTTACCGCTTCGTGGTGCGCCGCTGGTGCCGTTTCGCCGTGTGGCTGGCCGAAGTGGTGGTGGGCATCCGCTATGAGGTGAAAGGTCTGGAAAACGTGCCGGAACGGCCCTGCGTGATCCTCGCCAAACACCAGAGCACCTGGGAGACCTTCTACCTCTCCGGCGCCTTCGAGCCGCTGAGCCAGGTGGTCAAGCGCGAACTGCTGCGGGTGCCGTTCTTCGGCTGGGCCATGGCGCTGATGAAGCCCATCGCCATCGACCGCAGCAACCCCAAGGCAGCCCTCAAGCAACTGGCCGCGCAGGGCGATGAACGCCTCAAGCAAGGCGCCTGGGTACTCATCTTCCCCGAAGGTACCCGCGTGCCGGCCGGACAGATGGGCAAGTTCTCCCGGGGCGGCGCGGCCCTGGCGGTCAACGCCGGACTGCCGGTCCTGCCAGTGGCCCACGATGCGGGCCATTTCTGGCCCAAGGAAGGCTGGGCGAAGCGCCCGGGCACCATTCAGGTGGTAATCGGCCCGGCGATGTACGCAGAAGGGGAGGGCCCAAGGGCCATTGCGGAGCTGAATGACCGCGCCTACGCCTGGGTGGAAGCCGCTCAGCGGGAGCTCGAAGGCCCGCAAACCGCAGCGGCGGTCGAGAACCCGGCCTGA
- the gmhB gene encoding D-glycero-beta-D-manno-heptose 1,7-bisphosphate 7-phosphatase, whose protein sequence is MKLLILDRDGVINQDSDDYIKSLEEWLPIPSAIAAIARLSQAGWTVAVATNQSGIARGYYDLATLESMHARLRELVAEQGGELGVIQYCPHGPDDGCDCRKPRPGMLKRIADHYGVDLAGVWFVGDSSGDLEAARAVDCQPVLVKTGKGERTLAKPLPAGTLVFDDLAAVAAHLLQ, encoded by the coding sequence ATGAAACTACTGATCCTCGACCGCGACGGCGTCATCAACCAGGACTCCGACGACTACATCAAATCCCTCGAGGAATGGCTCCCCATTCCCAGCGCCATCGCTGCCATCGCCCGCCTGAGCCAGGCCGGCTGGACCGTCGCGGTGGCCACCAACCAGTCGGGTATTGCACGCGGTTACTACGACCTCGCCACCCTGGAATCCATGCATGCTCGCCTGCGCGAGCTGGTGGCAGAGCAGGGCGGTGAACTGGGCGTGATCCAGTACTGCCCCCACGGCCCGGACGATGGCTGTGATTGCCGCAAACCTCGCCCCGGCATGCTCAAGCGCATTGCCGATCACTATGGCGTGGACCTTGCTGGAGTCTGGTTCGTCGGCGACAGCAGCGGTGACCTGGAAGCCGCGCGGGCCGTCGATTGTCAGCCCGTTCTGGTGAAGACCGGTAAAGGCGAACGGACCCTGGCCAAGCCCTTGCCAGCGGGAACCCTGGTATTCGACGATCTGGCGGCGGTTGCCGCGCATCTCCTCCAATAA
- the glyS gene encoding glycine--tRNA ligase subunit beta, producing MSAQDFLVELGTEELPPKALKSLGDAFLAGIEQGLKGAGLGYAKAQVFAAPRRLAVLVEQLATQQPDRSVNLDGPPIQAAFDAEGKPTQAALGFARKCGVDLEQIDKSGPKLKFSQTIPGQPAVSLLPGIVEASLAALPIPKRMRWAARRDEFVRPTQWLVMLFGDDVVECEILAQKAGRESRGHRFHNPDNIRIGKPSTYLEDLRSAHVLADFAERREIISKRVAELAAEQKGTAVVPADLLDEVTALVEWPVPLVCSFEERFLAVPQEALISTMQDNQKYFCLLDANGKLLPRFITVANVVSKDPAQIISGNEKVVRPRLTDAEFFFKQDKKQKLESFNERLKNVVFQAQLGTVFEKAERVSRLAGFVAEQIGADPARAARAGILAKCDLATEMVGEFPEMQGIAGYYYAVNDGEPEDVAQALNEQYMPRGAGAELPQTLTGAALAVADKLDTLVGIFGIGMLPTGSKDPFALRRQALGVLRILIEKQLNLDLAAAVGFAIDLYGTKVKAEGLADQVLEFVFDRLRARYEDEGVDVAVYLSVRALQPSSALDFDQRVQAVQAFRKLPEAAALAAANKRVSNLLSKADGAVPNSVDSALLQEAAEQALAKAVADAEQALAAAGSYRETLERLASLREPVDSFFEAVLVNAEDAAVRNNRYALLAKLRGLFLGVADISVLG from the coding sequence ATGAGTGCACAAGATTTTCTGGTAGAGCTGGGCACCGAAGAGCTGCCTCCCAAGGCCCTGAAATCCCTCGGTGACGCCTTCCTGGCCGGCATCGAGCAGGGCCTCAAAGGCGCCGGCCTGGGCTACGCCAAGGCCCAGGTATTCGCCGCACCGCGCCGCCTGGCCGTGCTGGTGGAGCAGTTGGCCACCCAGCAGCCCGACCGCAGCGTCAACCTCGACGGCCCGCCGATCCAGGCCGCCTTCGACGCCGAAGGCAAGCCGACCCAGGCGGCCCTGGGCTTCGCCCGCAAGTGCGGCGTCGACCTGGAACAGATCGACAAGAGCGGCCCGAAACTGAAGTTCAGCCAGACCATCCCGGGCCAGCCGGCAGTGAGCCTGCTGCCGGGCATCGTCGAAGCTTCGCTGGCCGCGCTGCCGATTCCGAAGCGCATGCGCTGGGCCGCCCGTCGTGACGAGTTCGTGCGTCCGACCCAATGGCTGGTGATGCTGTTCGGGGATGACGTGGTCGAGTGCGAGATCCTCGCCCAGAAAGCCGGTCGTGAGTCCCGTGGCCACCGCTTCCACAATCCGGACAACATCCGCATCGGCAAGCCGTCGACCTACCTGGAAGACCTGCGCAGCGCCCACGTGCTGGCCGACTTCGCCGAGCGTCGCGAGATCATCAGCAAGCGCGTCGCCGAACTGGCCGCCGAGCAGAAAGGCACCGCCGTAGTGCCCGCCGACCTGCTGGATGAAGTGACCGCCCTGGTCGAGTGGCCGGTACCGCTGGTGTGCTCCTTCGAGGAACGCTTCCTCGCCGTGCCCCAGGAAGCTCTGATTTCCACCATGCAGGACAACCAGAAGTACTTCTGCCTGCTGGATGCCAACGGCAAGCTGCTGCCGCGCTTCATCACCGTGGCCAACGTGGTCAGCAAGGACCCGGCGCAGATCATCTCCGGCAACGAGAAGGTGGTGCGCCCGCGCCTCACCGACGCCGAGTTCTTCTTCAAGCAGGACAAGAAGCAGAAGCTGGAAAGCTTCAACGAGCGCCTGAAGAACGTGGTCTTCCAGGCTCAGCTCGGCACTGTGTTCGAGAAGGCCGAGCGCGTATCCCGCCTGGCCGGTTTCGTGGCCGAGCAGATCGGCGCCGACCCGGCCCGCGCCGCGCGCGCCGGCATTCTCGCCAAGTGCGACCTGGCCACCGAGATGGTCGGCGAATTCCCGGAAATGCAGGGCATCGCCGGCTACTACTACGCCGTCAATGATGGCGAGCCGGAAGACGTCGCCCAGGCGCTGAACGAGCAGTACATGCCCCGTGGCGCCGGCGCCGAGCTGCCGCAGACCCTCACCGGCGCCGCCCTGGCCGTGGCCGACAAGCTGGACACCCTGGTGGGTATCTTCGGCATCGGCATGCTGCCCACCGGCAGCAAGGACCCCTTCGCCCTGCGTCGCCAGGCCCTGGGCGTGCTGCGCATTCTCATCGAAAAGCAGCTGAACCTCGACCTCGCCGCAGCCGTTGGCTTCGCCATCGACCTCTATGGCACCAAGGTGAAAGCCGAAGGCCTGGCCGACCAGGTGCTGGAGTTCGTCTTCGACCGTCTGCGCGCCCGTTACGAGGACGAAGGCGTGGACGTGGCCGTGTACCTCTCGGTCCGTGCCCTGCAGCCGTCCTCGGCCCTGGACTTCGACCAGCGCGTACAGGCCGTACAGGCCTTCCGCAAGCTGCCGGAAGCCGCTGCCCTGGCCGCCGCCAACAAGCGCGTGTCGAACCTGCTGAGCAAGGCCGACGGCGCCGTGCCGAACAGCGTCGACAGCGCCCTGCTGCAGGAAGCCGCCGAGCAGGCCCTGGCCAAGGCCGTGGCCGACGCCGAGCAGGCGCTGGCCGCCGCTGGCAGCTACCGCGAGACCCTGGAACGTCTGGCCAGCCTGCGCGAGCCGGTGGACAGCTTCTTCGAAGCGGTCCTGGTCAACGCTGAAGATGCCGCTGTGCGGAACAACCGCTATGCGCTGCTGGCCAAGCTGCGCGGCCTGTTCCTGGGCGTAGCGGACATCTCGGTACTGGGCTAA
- the glyQ gene encoding glycine--tRNA ligase subunit alpha — translation MSQTTPAVRTFQDLILALQQYWAEQGCVVLQPYDMEVGAGTFHTATFLRAIGPETWNAAYVQPSRRPTDGRYGENPNRLQHYYQFQVVLKPNPENFQELYLGSLKAIGIDPLVHDIRFVEDNWESPTLGAWGLGWEIWLNGMEVTQFTYFQQVGGIECYPVTGEITYGLERLAMYIQGVDSVYDLVWADGPFGKVTYGDVFHQNEVEQSTYNFEHANVEKLFELFDFYESEANRLIELQLPLPTYEMVLKASHTFNLLDARRAISVTERQRYILRVRTLARNVAQSYLQARARLGFPMATPELRDEVLAKLEAQE, via the coding sequence GTGAGCCAGACTACGCCCGCCGTGCGCACCTTCCAAGACCTGATCCTCGCCCTGCAGCAGTACTGGGCCGAGCAGGGCTGCGTGGTGCTCCAGCCCTACGACATGGAAGTGGGCGCCGGTACTTTCCACACCGCCACCTTCCTCCGCGCCATCGGTCCGGAGACCTGGAACGCCGCCTACGTGCAGCCGTCCCGCCGCCCGACCGACGGTCGCTACGGCGAGAACCCGAACCGCCTGCAGCACTACTACCAGTTCCAGGTGGTGCTGAAACCCAATCCGGAAAACTTCCAGGAGCTGTACCTGGGTTCGCTGAAGGCCATCGGCATCGACCCGCTGGTGCACGACATCCGCTTCGTCGAGGACAACTGGGAATCCCCGACCCTCGGCGCCTGGGGCCTGGGCTGGGAAATCTGGCTGAACGGCATGGAAGTCACCCAGTTCACCTATTTCCAGCAGGTGGGCGGCATCGAGTGCTACCCGGTTACCGGCGAAATCACCTACGGCCTGGAGCGCCTGGCCATGTACATCCAGGGCGTCGATTCGGTGTACGACCTGGTCTGGGCCGACGGCCCCTTCGGCAAGGTCACCTACGGCGACGTGTTCCACCAGAACGAAGTGGAGCAGTCGACCTACAACTTCGAGCACGCCAACGTCGAGAAGCTGTTCGAGCTGTTCGACTTCTACGAGAGCGAAGCCAACCGCCTGATCGAACTGCAGCTGCCGCTGCCGACCTACGAGATGGTCCTCAAGGCCTCCCACACCTTCAACCTGCTGGACGCCCGCCGCGCCATCTCGGTGACCGAGCGTCAGCGCTACATCCTGCGTGTGCGCACCCTCGCCCGTAACGTGGCGCAGAGCTATCTGCAGGCCCGCGCCCGCCTCGGCTTCCCGATGGCCACCCCCGAACTGCGTGACGAAGTACTGGCCAAGCTGGAGGCTCAAGAATGA
- a CDS encoding DNA-3-methyladenine glycosylase I, whose translation MPRCFWCNDDPLYIAYHDTEWGVPLKDSAALFELLLLEGFQAGLSWITVLKKRERYREVLFGFDARRLAAMSDEDIEKLMQDPGIIRNLLKLKAARQNAQAWLRLEDPVALLWSFVGGKPKVNHFSERGQVPAVTPEAEAMSKALKKAGFTFVGPTICYAFMQAAGMVMDHTVDCDRYRELTA comes from the coding sequence ATGCCACGCTGCTTCTGGTGCAATGACGACCCCCTCTACATCGCCTACCACGACACCGAATGGGGCGTACCGCTGAAGGACTCGGCGGCGCTCTTCGAACTGCTCCTGTTGGAAGGCTTCCAGGCCGGCCTGTCGTGGATCACCGTGCTGAAGAAGCGCGAGCGTTACCGCGAAGTCCTGTTCGGCTTCGATGCGCGACGACTCGCGGCGATGAGTGATGAGGACATCGAGAAGCTGATGCAGGACCCGGGCATCATCCGCAACCTGCTCAAGCTCAAGGCTGCGCGCCAGAATGCCCAGGCCTGGCTGCGCCTGGAGGACCCGGTGGCGCTGCTCTGGTCCTTTGTCGGCGGCAAACCCAAGGTCAACCATTTCAGCGAGCGCGGCCAGGTGCCGGCCGTGACGCCCGAGGCCGAGGCGATGAGCAAGGCGCTCAAGAAAGCCGGCTTCACCTTTGTCGGTCCGACCATCTGCTACGCCTTCATGCAGGCCGCGGGCATGGTCATGGATCACACGGTGGACTGCGACCGTTACCGTGAACTGACCGCCTGA
- a CDS encoding lysophospholipid acyltransferase — protein sequence MDKLKGALVVGFLRLFALLPWRAVQAVGATIGWLMWKLPNRSREVTRINLSKCFPELSPAELDQRVGQSLKDIGKTLTESACAWIWPAEKSIGLVREVEGLDVLHEALASGKGVVGITSHLGNWEVLNHFYCAQCKPIIFYRPPKLKAVDELLQKQRVQLGNRVAPSTKEGILSVIKEVRKGGAVGIPADPEPSLSAGVFVPFLGTQALTSKFVPGMLAGGKARGVFLHALRLADGSGFKVILEAAPEGMYSENVEEAVAAMSAVVERYVRAYPTQYMWSMKRFKKRPEGEKKWY from the coding sequence GTGGATAAGCTGAAAGGCGCGCTGGTCGTCGGTTTCCTGCGCCTCTTTGCCCTGCTCCCGTGGCGCGCCGTGCAAGCGGTAGGCGCGACCATCGGCTGGCTGATGTGGAAACTGCCCAACCGCTCCCGTGAGGTGACGCGGATCAACCTGTCCAAGTGCTTTCCCGAGCTGTCCCCGGCCGAACTGGATCAGCGCGTGGGCCAGAGCCTGAAGGATATTGGCAAGACCCTGACCGAAAGCGCATGCGCCTGGATCTGGCCGGCGGAAAAATCCATCGGCCTGGTGCGCGAAGTGGAAGGCCTGGACGTGCTGCACGAGGCCCTGGCCAGCGGCAAGGGCGTGGTGGGCATCACCAGCCACCTGGGCAACTGGGAGGTGCTCAACCACTTCTACTGCGCCCAGTGCAAACCCATTATTTTCTACCGTCCACCGAAGCTGAAGGCGGTGGACGAGCTGCTGCAGAAGCAGCGCGTGCAGCTGGGCAATCGCGTGGCGCCCTCCACCAAGGAAGGCATCCTCAGTGTCATCAAGGAAGTGCGCAAGGGTGGCGCCGTGGGTATTCCTGCTGATCCGGAACCGAGTCTCTCGGCCGGCGTGTTCGTGCCGTTCCTCGGTACCCAGGCGCTGACCAGCAAGTTCGTCCCCGGCATGCTCGCTGGCGGCAAGGCCCGTGGCGTCTTCCTCCATGCCCTGCGCCTGGCCGACGGCTCGGGCTTCAAGGTGATCCTGGAAGCCGCGCCGGAAGGCATGTACAGCGAGAACGTGGAAGAGGCGGTAGCCGCCATGAGCGCCGTGGTGGAGCGCTACGTGCGGGCTTACCCCACCCAGTACATGTGGAGCATGAAGCGCTTCAAGAAACGCCCCGAGGGCGAAAAGAAGTGGTACTGA
- a CDS encoding PilZ domain-containing protein: MVNQRQFPRTPMKCRIKISHPSFGELIAQTRDLSDGGVYVRHPDLAALPVGSTVRGQVQDLPFEAPVLEMEVMRVDVEGAGLRFLEA; encoded by the coding sequence ATGGTGAACCAGCGGCAATTTCCCCGAACTCCGATGAAATGCAGGATCAAGATCAGCCACCCGAGCTTCGGCGAGCTGATCGCGCAGACCCGCGATCTCTCCGACGGCGGTGTCTACGTCCGTCATCCGGACCTGGCCGCCCTGCCCGTCGGTAGCACGGTTCGTGGCCAGGTACAGGACCTGCCCTTCGAGGCGCCTGTCCTGGAAATGGAAGTGATGCGGGTGGATGTCGAAGGGGCCGGATTGCGATTCCTGGAGGCCTGA
- a CDS encoding tetratricopeptide repeat protein — protein MIESLEKMLAKGVDNALLRFGLGKGYLDQGDFPKAAEHLRRCVAFDPKYSAAWKLLGKALEAEGEHDAARDAWTEGLAAAQAHGDKQAEKEMTVFLKRLDKRGGASA, from the coding sequence ATGATCGAATCATTGGAAAAGATGCTGGCCAAGGGCGTGGACAACGCGCTGCTGCGCTTCGGCCTGGGCAAGGGTTACCTGGATCAGGGCGACTTCCCCAAGGCTGCGGAACACCTGCGCCGCTGCGTGGCCTTCGATCCCAAGTACTCCGCTGCCTGGAAACTACTGGGCAAGGCCCTGGAGGCAGAAGGCGAGCATGACGCCGCCCGCGACGCCTGGACCGAAGGCCTCGCTGCTGCTCAGGCTCATGGCGACAAGCAGGCGGAGAAGGAAATGACGGTGTTCCTCAAGCGCCTCGACAAGCGAGGCGGCGCATCGGCCTGA
- a CDS encoding TrkH family potassium uptake protein, with protein sequence MSSLRTHHPTRLRPAPAPSRASRRAAILRILGVLLMLFSCTQLPPLLIDLYYAEGAWRGFLLALLITLAVGLLIWLPVRGAREELKIRDGYLITALFWIVLGSFGSIPFLLIDNPSMTPVDALFESVSGISTTGATVLTGLDQLPRAVLYYRQQLQWFGGMGIIVLAVAIMPMLGIGGMQLYRAEMPGPLKEQKLSPRIAETAKTLWLLYCGLTLACALAYWAAGMSLFDAIGHSFSTIAIGGFSTHDASIGYFDSPLIELICMFFLVISGINFGLHFLAWRRRSLSHYLRDAECRSYLLLLSAVFIICAATLILHQYYETPAQSLRYAAFMVVSVATTTGFGLADFSSWPTLLPYLLLYTTFIGACAGSTGGGMKVMRILLVYRQGIREFQRLLHPNGVFSVKLGRRHIPDRVVESVWGFCSIYLMTFVVLLLILLALGLDQLTAFSVLASCMNNLGPALGEAALHYANLPDGAKLVLSLAMVLGRLEVFSLLILLSPAFWRF encoded by the coding sequence ATGTCCAGCCTCCGTACCCACCACCCGACCCGCCTCAGGCCAGCGCCGGCGCCCTCCCGTGCCAGCCGCCGCGCCGCGATCCTGCGCATCCTCGGTGTACTGCTGATGCTGTTCAGCTGCACCCAGCTGCCGCCGCTGCTGATCGACCTGTACTACGCCGAGGGCGCCTGGCGGGGATTCCTCCTCGCCCTGCTCATCACCCTGGCCGTCGGCCTGCTGATCTGGCTGCCGGTGCGCGGCGCCCGCGAGGAACTGAAGATCCGCGACGGTTACCTGATCACCGCGCTGTTCTGGATCGTGCTCGGCAGTTTCGGCAGCATCCCTTTCCTGCTCATCGACAACCCGAGCATGACGCCAGTGGATGCCCTGTTCGAGTCCGTCTCCGGCATCAGCACCACTGGCGCCACCGTGCTTACCGGACTCGACCAGCTGCCGCGCGCGGTCCTCTACTACCGCCAGCAGCTGCAATGGTTCGGCGGCATGGGCATCATCGTGCTGGCGGTGGCCATCATGCCGATGCTCGGCATCGGCGGCATGCAGCTGTACCGCGCGGAAATGCCCGGCCCACTGAAGGAGCAGAAACTCTCACCGCGCATCGCCGAAACCGCCAAGACCCTCTGGCTGCTCTACTGCGGGCTGACCCTGGCCTGTGCCCTGGCCTACTGGGCCGCCGGCATGAGCCTGTTCGACGCCATCGGCCACAGCTTCTCGACCATCGCCATCGGCGGCTTCTCCACCCACGACGCCAGCATCGGCTACTTCGACAGCCCGCTGATCGAGCTGATCTGCATGTTCTTTCTGGTCATTTCCGGGATCAACTTCGGCCTGCACTTCCTCGCCTGGCGCCGGCGCAGCCTGAGCCACTACCTGCGTGACGCCGAATGCCGCAGCTACCTGCTGCTGCTGAGCGCAGTCTTCATCATCTGCGCGGCGACCCTGATCCTCCACCAGTACTATGAAACGCCCGCCCAGTCGCTGCGCTACGCCGCCTTCATGGTGGTGTCCGTCGCCACCACCACGGGCTTCGGCTTGGCCGACTTCAGCAGCTGGCCGACGCTGCTGCCCTATCTGCTGCTCTACACCACCTTCATCGGCGCCTGCGCCGGCTCCACCGGCGGCGGCATGAAGGTGATGCGCATCCTGCTGGTCTATCGCCAGGGAATTCGCGAGTTCCAGCGGCTTCTGCACCCCAATGGCGTGTTCAGCGTCAAGCTGGGCCGGCGGCACATCCCGGACCGGGTGGTGGAGTCGGTCTGGGGGTTCTGTTCCATCTACCTGATGACCTTCGTGGTGCTCCTGCTGATCCTGCTCGCCCTGGGCCTCGACCAGCTGACCGCCTTTTCGGTGCTGGCCTCCTGCATGAACAACCTGGGTCCCGCCCTGGGCGAGGCGGCCCTGCACTATGCCAACCTGCCCGACGGTGCCAAGCTGGTGCTGAGCCTGGCCATGGTGCTTGGCCGGCTGGAAGTGTTTTCCCTGCTGATCCTCCTCAGCCCGGCCTTCTGGCGCTTCTAG
- the trkA gene encoding Trk system potassium transporter TrkA encodes MKIIILGAGQVGGTLAEHLSGEANDITVVDTDGDRLRDLGDRLDIRTVQGRGSFPTVLRQAGADDADMLVAVTNSDEVNMVACQVAYTLFHTPTKIARVREAAYLTRAGLFDNDAIPVDVLISPEQVVTNYIKRLIEYPGALQVIDFAEGKAQLVGVKAYYGGPLVGQELRQIREHMPNVDTRVAAIFRRNRPILPKGDTVIEADDEVFFIAAKAHIRAVMSELRRLEDSYKRVVIAGGGHIGERLAEAIESRYQVKIIEMSPARCRQLSEVLDSTIVLQGSASDRDLLVEENINDADIFLALTNDDEANIMSSLLAKRLGARKVMTIINNPAYVDLVQGGDIDIAISPQLATIGTLLTHVRRGDIVSVHSLRRGAAEAIEAIAHGDTKSSKVVGKMIEDIALPPGTTIGAIIRDEEVLIAHDDTVIETGDHVILFLVDKKYIRDVERLFQVGLTFF; translated from the coding sequence GTGAAGATCATCATTCTCGGTGCGGGCCAGGTGGGTGGCACCCTGGCGGAACACCTTTCGGGCGAAGCCAACGACATCACGGTGGTCGACACCGATGGCGACCGCCTGCGCGACCTCGGCGACCGCCTCGACATCCGCACCGTACAGGGGCGCGGTTCGTTCCCCACCGTGCTGCGCCAGGCCGGCGCCGACGACGCCGACATGCTGGTGGCGGTGACCAACAGCGACGAAGTGAACATGGTTGCCTGCCAGGTGGCCTACACCCTGTTCCACACCCCCACCAAGATCGCCCGGGTGCGCGAGGCGGCCTACCTGACCCGCGCCGGCCTGTTCGACAACGACGCCATTCCGGTGGACGTGCTGATCAGCCCGGAACAGGTGGTGACCAACTACATCAAGCGCCTGATCGAGTATCCCGGGGCCCTGCAGGTCATCGACTTCGCCGAGGGCAAGGCCCAGCTGGTGGGGGTCAAGGCCTACTACGGCGGGCCGCTGGTGGGCCAGGAACTGCGCCAGATCCGCGAGCACATGCCCAACGTCGACACTCGCGTGGCGGCCATCTTCCGCCGCAACCGGCCGATCCTGCCGAAGGGCGACACGGTGATCGAGGCCGACGACGAAGTCTTCTTCATTGCCGCCAAGGCCCACATCCGTGCGGTGATGAGCGAGCTGCGCCGCCTGGAAGACAGCTACAAGCGCGTGGTGATCGCCGGTGGCGGCCATATCGGCGAGCGCCTGGCCGAGGCCATCGAGAGCCGCTATCAGGTGAAGATCATCGAGATGAGCCCGGCACGCTGCCGCCAGCTCTCGGAAGTCCTGGACAGCACCATCGTGCTTCAGGGCAGTGCCTCCGACCGCGACCTGCTGGTAGAGGAAAACATCAACGATGCGGACATCTTTCTCGCCCTGACCAACGACGACGAGGCCAACATCATGTCCTCGCTGCTGGCCAAGCGCCTGGGCGCACGCAAGGTGATGACCATCATCAACAACCCGGCCTACGTGGACCTGGTGCAGGGCGGTGATATCGACATCGCCATCAGCCCGCAGCTGGCCACCATCGGCACATTGCTGACCCACGTGCGCCGTGGCGACATCGTCAGCGTGCACTCGCTGCGCCGCGGTGCGGCCGAGGCCATCGAAGCCATCGCCCATGGCGACACCAAGTCGAGCAAGGTGGTGGGCAAGATGATCGAAGACATCGCGCTGCCGCCGGGCACCACCATCGGCGCCATCATCCGCGACGAAGAAGTGCTGATCGCCCACGACGACACCGTGATCGAAACCGGCGACCATGTGATCCTCTTCCTTGTGGACAAGAAGTACATCCGCGACGTCGAGCGGCTGTTCCAGGTCGGCCTGACCTTCTTCTGA
- the rsmB gene encoding 16S rRNA (cytosine(967)-C(5))-methyltransferase RsmB produces MNPRLAAARALAAVLNGKASLGGSLPPQLDKVEPRDRALAQDLAFGAARWQPRLSALAERLLQKPFKAADKDVEALMLVGLYQLFYTRIPAHAAIGETVGCAEKLKKPWAKGLLNAVLRNAQRQGEAIFAELERDPAARTAHPRWLQKALKAAWPDHWEAVCAANNAHPPLILRVNRRHGSRDAYLAELQSAGIAAEPCAFSRDGVRLLEARDVKTLPGFAEGRVSVQDEAAQLAADLLELAPGQRVLDACCAPGGKTCHLLEAETGLSEVVGVDLEESRLVRVRENLERLGLEARLIAADGRDTARWWDGKPFQRILLDAPCSATGVIRRHPDIKLTRQADDIPALAQLQGELLDALWQTLEVGGVLVYATCSTLPAENSDNIGAFLARTPGARELDIPGPYGLKQPHGRQLLAREDGHDGFYYAKLIKIAASGRG; encoded by the coding sequence ATGAACCCGCGTCTCGCCGCCGCCCGCGCCCTGGCCGCTGTCCTCAACGGCAAGGCTTCCCTCGGTGGCAGCCTGCCGCCGCAGCTGGACAAGGTGGAACCCCGCGATCGCGCCCTGGCCCAGGACCTGGCATTCGGCGCCGCCCGCTGGCAGCCACGCCTGTCGGCCCTGGCCGAACGCCTGCTGCAAAAGCCCTTCAAGGCTGCCGACAAGGATGTGGAGGCCCTGATGCTGGTGGGCCTCTACCAGCTTTTCTACACCCGGATTCCCGCCCATGCCGCCATTGGCGAAACCGTCGGCTGCGCGGAAAAACTGAAAAAGCCCTGGGCCAAGGGGTTGCTCAATGCCGTGCTGCGCAATGCCCAGCGCCAAGGCGAGGCGATCTTCGCCGAACTGGAGCGCGACCCGGCAGCACGCACCGCTCATCCGCGCTGGCTGCAGAAGGCCCTCAAGGCCGCCTGGCCGGATCACTGGGAAGCCGTCTGCGCTGCGAACAATGCCCACCCGCCGCTGATCCTGCGGGTCAATCGCCGCCACGGCAGCCGCGACGCCTACCTGGCCGAACTGCAAAGCGCCGGCATCGCCGCCGAGCCCTGCGCCTTCAGCCGCGACGGCGTGCGCCTGCTGGAAGCCCGCGATGTGAAGACCCTGCCCGGCTTCGCCGAAGGCCGCGTCAGCGTGCAGGACGAAGCCGCCCAACTGGCCGCCGACCTGCTGGAGCTGGCCCCCGGCCAACGCGTGCTGGATGCCTGCTGCGCCCCCGGCGGCAAGACCTGCCACCTGCTGGAGGCCGAGACCGGCCTGAGCGAAGTGGTCGGCGTGGACCTGGAAGAAAGCCGGCTGGTGCGCGTTCGCGAGAACCTCGAACGACTCGGCCTCGAAGCCAGGCTGATCGCCGCCGACGGCCGCGACACCGCCCGCTGGTGGGACGGCAAGCCGTTCCAGCGCATCCTGCTGGACGCGCCCTGCTCGGCCACCGGCGTCATCCGCCGCCACCCGGACATCAAGCTGACCCGCCAGGCAGACGACATCCCGGCCCTGGCCCAGTTGCAAGGGGAGCTGCTGGATGCCCTCTGGCAGACCCTGGAAGTCGGCGGCGTGCTGGTCTACGCCACGTGCTCCACCCTGCCGGCGGAGAACAGTGACAACATTGGCGCCTTCCTCGCCCGCACCCCCGGTGCCCGCGAGCTGGACATCCCCGGCCCCTACGGGCTCAAGCAGCCCCATGGTCGCCAGTTACTGGCCCGTGAGGACGGCCACGACGGTTTCTACTATGCCAAGCTGATCAAGATCGCCGCTTCAGGGCGCGGCTAA